Proteins found in one Odocoileus virginianus isolate 20LAN1187 ecotype Illinois chromosome 10, Ovbor_1.2, whole genome shotgun sequence genomic segment:
- the LOC110134010 gene encoding LOW QUALITY PROTEIN: olfactory receptor 4X1-like (The sequence of the model RefSeq protein was modified relative to this genomic sequence to represent the inferred CDS: inserted 2 bases in 2 codons), protein MAATSNVTEIVFLGFSQNRDXQKAISVLFLLSYVAILLGNGLTVVTIMAGKGLTSPMNLFLSYLSFVEICYCSVTAPTLILDSFMGRRVISLKGCVTQIFSLHLFGGTEILLLTVMADDRYEAICTRLHYPVVMNRRVCGLLPGAAWAXGLLHSVGQTVLISQLPLCGPKVRDHYFCDVHPLLKLACSDAVPVGAPVVANGGSISEVSFTGLLASYVVILRCPRTQTPEGRRGALSTCASHLAVVALFFVPCSFVYMRPCITLPVDKIIAVFYTEVTPLLNPVIYSFRNAEVKNALRRLMRRKGRGEEK, encoded by the exons ATGGCTGCTACGAGCAATGTGACTGAAATCGTTTTCTTGGGATTCTCTCAGAACCGGG GCCAGAAGGCCATTTCTGTGCTGTTTCTCCTCTCATATGTGGCCATCCTCCTGGGTAATGGTCTCACTGTGGTGACCATCATGGCCGGCAAAGGGCTCACGTCCCCCATGAATTTATTCCTCAGCTACTTGTCCTTTGTGGAGATCTGCTACTGTTCTGTCACAGCCCCCACACTCATCCTGGACTCTTTTATGGGGAGGAGAGTCATTTCCCTCAAGGGCTGCGTCACACAGATATTTTCCCTCCATTTGTTTGGTGGCACCGAGATCCTTCTCCTGACGGTGATGGCCGACGACCGCTACGAGGCCATCTGCACGCGTCTGCACTACCCGGTCGTCATGAACCGGAGGGTGTGCGGCCTCCTGCCGGGGGCGGCGTGGG GCGGGCTGCTGCATTCGGTCGGGCAAACCGTCCTCATTTCCCAGCTGCCCTTGTGTGGCCCCAAGGTCCGTGACCACTACTTCTGCGATGTCCACCCGCTGCTGAAGCTGGCCTGCTCAGACGCCGTCCCCGTCGGCGCGCCAGTCGTCGCCAATGGCGGCTCCATCTCCGAGGTCAGCTTCACGGGGCTGCTTGCGTCCTACGTGGTCATCCTGCGCTGCCCGAGGACCCAGACCCCAGAAGGCCGGCGCGGGGCCCTCTCCACCTGCGCCTCGCACCTTGCGGTCGTGGCCCTGTTCTTCGTTCCCTGCTCCTTTGTCTACATGAGGCCCTGTATCACCCTCCCTGTCGACAAAATAATCGCTGTGTTTTACACGGAGGTCACACCTCTCTTAAACCCTGTCATTTACTCATTCAGGAATGCTGAAGTGAAAAACGCCCTGAGGAGACTGATGCGGAGGAAAGGGCGTGGGGAAGAGAAATAG
- the LOC139037003 gene encoding olfactory receptor 4X2-like, protein MAKTHNVTEFIFLGLFSNQLVQKVCFVIFLLLYVAIVLGNFLIVLTVMSSRSLGSPMYFFLGYLSFVEICYASTTAPRLISDLLAERKAISLWGCMSQVFFIHLFGGTEIFLLTVMAYDRYVAICKPLNYTTIMNRQACAFLVGAAWVGGFVHSLAQILLVFRLPFCGPNVIDHYFCDVLPLLKLACSDTFLIGLLIVANGGTLSVISFIVLLASYVVILLHVRIRSSEGRRKALSTCGSHITVVTLFFVPCIFIYLRPSTTLSADKMVAVFYTVITPLLNPVIYSLRNAEVKKAMERLWVRAMKPEER, encoded by the coding sequence ATGGCTAAAACACACaatgtgacagaatttattttcctgggaCTTTTTTCCAATCAGCTGGTACAGAAAGTCTGCTTTGTGATATTTCTGCTCCTGTATGTTGCCATCGTGCTGGGGAATTTCCTCATTGTCCTCACTGTCATGAGCAGCAGAAGCCTCGGctcccccatgtacttcttcctcggCTACCTGTCCTTTGTGGAGATCTGCTACGCCTCGACGACAGCCCCCAGACTCATCTCAGATCTGCTGGCTGAAAGGAAAGCCATATCTCTGTGGGGCTGCATGTCACAGGTTTTCTTTATCCACTTGTTTGGTGGCACTGAGATTTTCCTGCTCaccgtgatggcctatgaccgctacgtggccatctgcaagcccctCAACTATACCACCATCATGAACCGGCAGGCGTGTGCCTTCCTGGTGGGCGCAGCATGGGTGGGGGGCTTCGTGCATTCCTTGGCCCAAATCCTTCTCGTCTTCCGCTTGCCCTTCTGTGGCCCCAATGTGATCGACCACTATTTCTGTGACGTGCTTCCCTTGCTCAAACTTGCCTGCTCTGACACCTTCCTCATTGGTCTTCTGATCGTTGCCAACGGGGGGACCCTGTCTGTGATCAGCTTCATCGTCCTCTTAGCCTCCTATGTGGTCATCTTGCTCCATGTGAGGATTCGAAGCTCTGAGGGTCGGCGCAAGgccctgtccacctgtgggtCCCACATCACTGTGGTCACCTTGTTCTTTGTGCCCTGCATCTTCATCTATCTGAGACCTTCTACCACCCTGTCTGCGGACAAGATGGTGGCCGTGTTCTATACGGTGATCACCCCACTGCTCAACCCCGTCATCTACTCCCTGAGAAATGCTGAAGTGAAGAAGGCCATGGAGAGGCTGTGGGTCAGAGCAATGAAACCAGAAGAGAGGTAG